Proteins co-encoded in one Arthrobacter sp. ERGS1:01 genomic window:
- a CDS encoding ABC transporter permease, giving the protein MTTITPAPAYKLAPEREAELLANARKSVRATTAKVWTLRALIVVLWLGSWEIAATYFIDPFFYSRPSEIWARLVQWFTSGTQFGSVWENLGYTVLEAVLGFIIGTIAGIVLGVLLGRSDFLANVFSPFIKGANAVPRIVLAALFILWFGFDISSKVATVVVLVFFAVFFNAFTGAREVDKNVVNNARILGASEGKILRSIVLPSATTWILSSLHTAFGFALIGAIVGEYAGAKKGMGMLIANAQGTFDSAGIYAGMIIVTVVALLAEMLITGAENRLLKWRPTQSKTQSLGI; this is encoded by the coding sequence ATGACAACCATCACCCCCGCCCCCGCCTACAAGTTGGCGCCCGAACGCGAGGCCGAACTGCTGGCCAACGCCCGCAAGTCGGTGCGCGCCACCACCGCCAAGGTATGGACGCTGCGCGCCTTGATCGTGGTGCTGTGGCTTGGCAGCTGGGAAATCGCCGCCACCTACTTCATCGACCCGTTCTTCTACTCACGGCCCTCGGAAATCTGGGCCAGGCTCGTCCAATGGTTCACCTCGGGAACCCAATTCGGCTCGGTCTGGGAAAACCTCGGCTACACGGTCCTTGAGGCGGTCCTTGGCTTCATCATCGGCACGATCGCCGGCATCGTCCTGGGCGTGCTCCTGGGCCGCAGCGACTTCCTGGCCAATGTGTTCTCCCCGTTCATCAAGGGCGCCAACGCCGTCCCCCGCATCGTCCTCGCCGCACTGTTCATCCTCTGGTTCGGCTTCGACATCAGCTCCAAGGTGGCCACAGTGGTGGTCCTGGTGTTCTTTGCCGTGTTCTTCAACGCGTTCACGGGGGCTCGCGAGGTGGACAAAAACGTGGTCAACAACGCCCGCATCCTCGGCGCCAGCGAGGGGAAGATCCTGCGCTCCATCGTGCTCCCCAGCGCCACCACCTGGATCCTGTCCTCCCTGCACACCGCGTTTGGCTTCGCCTTGATCGGCGCCATCGTGGGCGAATATGCCGGCGCCAAAAAGGGCATGGGCATGCTGATCGCCAATGCCCAGGGCACGTTCGACTCCGCAGGCATCTACGCCGGCATGATCATCGTCACCGTGGTGGCGCTGTTGGCCGAAATGCTCATCACCGGCGCCGAGAACAGGCTCCTGAAGTGGCGCCCCACCCAGTCCAAAACCCAATCACTCGGCATCTAA
- a CDS encoding ABC transporter ATP-binding protein, whose translation MRSTLDPPAAPLIELRGATKRFPKNGGGIHTAIHNVTLSVAPGEFVAVVGPTGCGKSTTLSLVSGLERASEGETYVRGKLVTSIPKGVGYMFQTDATLPWQSVLDNVASGPRYQGLDRATAREKARVWVEKVGLAKFEKYYPHQLSGGMRKRVALAQTLVNEPEIILMDEPFSALDVQTRQLMQTELLRLWQGSNAAIVFVTHDLEEAIALADRVVVMTASPATIKADFPVTLPRPRDVEEVRLTPEFLSIYRDVWNSLREEVEQARSAASLAG comes from the coding sequence ATGCGTTCAACGCTTGACCCGCCCGCCGCGCCGCTGATCGAACTGCGCGGCGCCACGAAACGATTCCCCAAAAACGGCGGGGGCATCCACACAGCCATCCACAACGTCACCCTCAGCGTGGCACCCGGGGAGTTCGTCGCCGTCGTCGGCCCCACGGGGTGCGGCAAGTCCACGACCCTTTCCCTGGTCTCGGGACTGGAGCGGGCCTCCGAAGGCGAGACCTACGTCCGCGGCAAGCTCGTCACCAGCATCCCCAAGGGCGTTGGCTACATGTTCCAGACCGATGCCACACTGCCGTGGCAGTCGGTGCTGGACAACGTTGCCTCCGGCCCCCGCTACCAGGGCCTTGACCGGGCCACGGCCCGTGAGAAGGCCCGCGTCTGGGTCGAAAAGGTGGGGCTGGCAAAGTTTGAAAAGTACTACCCACACCAGCTTTCCGGCGGCATGCGCAAACGCGTGGCACTCGCCCAAACCCTGGTGAACGAGCCCGAAATCATCCTGATGGACGAACCGTTCAGTGCCCTTGACGTCCAGACCCGGCAGCTCATGCAGACCGAATTGCTCCGCCTGTGGCAGGGCTCGAACGCCGCGATCGTGTTCGTCACCCACGACCTCGAGGAAGCCATTGCACTGGCGGACCGGGTGGTGGTCATGACGGCCAGCCCGGCCACCATCAAGGCCGATTTCCCGGTCACCCTCCCCCGCCCGCGCGATGTGGAGGAAGTCCGGCTCACCCCCGAATTCCTGTCCATCTACCGGGATGTGTGGAATTCCCTGCGCGAAGAAGTGGAACAGGCCCGCTCCGCGGCAAGCCTGGCCGGATAG
- a CDS encoding Rieske (2Fe-2S) protein translates to MTFEPSLTRRNILRATTAVSGGACALALAGCVPAAAPGADTGATPQPIATTGKPVRVGKLSEVPVGSTASGSGNGVNLVIFRPDEKTVLAYSDVCTHAGCQVAPSGTDFKCPCHGSIFKGADGTVISGPAKMALPRFAAAIDGEWITVSV, encoded by the coding sequence ATGACCTTTGAGCCGTCCCTGACCCGCCGCAACATCCTCCGCGCCACCACCGCCGTTTCCGGCGGCGCCTGCGCCCTGGCCCTGGCCGGCTGCGTGCCCGCCGCCGCGCCCGGCGCCGATACGGGTGCCACGCCGCAGCCCATTGCCACGACGGGAAAGCCCGTGCGCGTCGGAAAGCTCTCCGAAGTGCCCGTGGGGTCCACTGCGTCGGGGTCCGGCAACGGCGTCAACCTGGTGATCTTCCGCCCTGACGAAAAAACCGTCCTGGCGTACAGCGACGTCTGCACCCACGCGGGCTGCCAGGTGGCCCCCTCCGGGACCGACTTCAAGTGCCCCTGCCACGGCTCCATCTTCAAGGGCGCCGACGGCACCGTGATCTCCGGGCCGGCCAAGATGGCGCTGCCGCGCTTTGCCGCCGCGATCGACGGCGAGTGGATCACCGTCAGTGTCTGA
- a CDS encoding ABC transporter substrate-binding protein, with amino-acid sequence MKNNSVQRRTLQAASLVMTAALAVGLSGCRTSSNEVKADAAGKPEVTIIVGGLEKVIYMPAKLAEGLGLFEKEGVKVNLLNEQSGANAENSLLTGASQGVVGFYDHTVDLQAKGQCIESVVQLANIPGEAEMVAASKAATITSAKDFEGKNLGITSLGSSTDFLTQALAGQAGVKAYTPAKVGAGQTFIAAMNNGGIDAGMTTDPTIAQLVKSGQGKVLIDMRTEEGTKAALGGLYPAASVYMSCDFVKKNPETVQKVANAFVGALKFINAHSAAEIAAKMPKDYANAGPELYEKSIDGTKAMFNADGKMDADGAKNVLRILDLYSTNVKGKGATIDLSKTYTTEFVDKVPAK; translated from the coding sequence GTGAAGAACAATTCCGTGCAACGACGCACGCTCCAGGCAGCCTCCCTCGTCATGACGGCAGCACTCGCCGTGGGGCTCAGCGGCTGCCGCACCAGCAGCAACGAGGTCAAGGCCGACGCCGCCGGCAAGCCCGAGGTGACCATCATCGTGGGCGGCCTGGAAAAGGTCATCTACATGCCGGCCAAACTGGCCGAAGGCCTCGGTCTCTTTGAAAAGGAAGGCGTGAAGGTCAACCTGCTGAACGAACAATCCGGCGCCAACGCCGAGAACTCCCTGCTGACGGGCGCCTCCCAGGGCGTTGTGGGCTTCTACGACCACACCGTGGACCTGCAGGCGAAGGGGCAGTGCATCGAATCAGTGGTGCAGCTGGCCAACATTCCCGGCGAGGCGGAGATGGTGGCCGCGAGCAAGGCCGCCACCATCACCAGCGCGAAGGACTTCGAGGGGAAGAACCTGGGCATCACGTCCCTGGGCTCCTCCACGGACTTCCTAACCCAGGCACTGGCCGGGCAGGCCGGCGTCAAGGCGTACACTCCCGCCAAGGTCGGTGCCGGGCAAACGTTCATTGCCGCCATGAACAACGGCGGGATCGACGCCGGCATGACCACCGATCCCACGATCGCCCAGCTCGTCAAGAGCGGCCAGGGCAAGGTGCTCATCGACATGCGCACGGAAGAAGGGACCAAGGCGGCCCTGGGCGGGCTGTACCCGGCGGCGTCCGTCTACATGTCCTGCGACTTCGTGAAGAAGAACCCCGAAACCGTGCAAAAGGTCGCCAACGCGTTTGTGGGCGCGCTGAAGTTCATCAACGCGCACTCCGCGGCGGAGATTGCGGCCAAGATGCCCAAGGACTACGCCAACGCCGGCCCGGAACTCTATGAGAAGTCCATCGATGGAACCAAGGCGATGTTCAATGCCGACGGCAAGATGGACGCCGACGGCGCCAAGAACGTGTTACGGATCCTTGACCTGTACTCCACGAACGTCAAAGGCAAGGGAGCCACGATCGATCTGTCCAAGACCTACACCACCGAGTTCGTCGACAAGGTCCCGGCCAAGTAG
- a CDS encoding GNAT family N-acetyltransferase, which produces MSDPAEGPSVLRDGVSIRFVTEDDAGAVAAAYVRNRAFLQPWEPVRPEAFYTPAGQRPLLANAVAEQAAGRGLFWVLLDGQAVVGRISLNDIVRGAFQNGHLGYWIAQDYQGRGLATAAASFACSAAAGLGLHRLQAGTLVHNTGSQTVLGRNGFSRIGLAENYIRIDGRWQDHVLFQRILPDTLGG; this is translated from the coding sequence GTGTCTGACCCCGCCGAGGGCCCTTCCGTATTGCGCGACGGCGTGTCCATCCGGTTCGTGACCGAGGACGACGCCGGTGCCGTGGCGGCTGCCTACGTCCGCAACCGTGCATTCCTGCAACCGTGGGAGCCCGTACGGCCCGAAGCCTTCTACACGCCCGCCGGACAGCGCCCGCTGCTGGCCAACGCCGTTGCCGAACAGGCCGCCGGGCGCGGCTTGTTCTGGGTTTTGCTGGACGGACAGGCCGTGGTGGGCCGCATTTCGCTGAACGACATTGTCCGCGGTGCCTTCCAGAACGGGCACCTGGGCTACTGGATCGCACAGGACTACCAGGGCCGGGGCCTGGCCACGGCCGCCGCCAGTTTTGCCTGCTCGGCGGCTGCCGGATTGGGCCTCCACCGGCTCCAGGCGGGCACGCTTGTCCACAACACCGGTTCCCAGACGGTGCTCGGCCGGAACGGTTTTTCCCGGATCGGCCTGGCGGAAAACTACATCCGCATTGACGGCCGCTGGCAGGACCATGTGCTGTTCCAAAGGATCCTTCCGGATACGCTGGGCGGTTGA
- a CDS encoding response regulator, producing the protein MTAELRVLIVDDDFHVAQLHKAYVDAVPGFAALEPVGGGEAALRAVQSLRPDLLLVDVYLPDWNGLDVLRGVDVDAFVLSAAADAESLRKAVRRGALAYLIKPFTQEMLAERLRGYARYRRLLDTDAVLDQEAVSRALRQLSPGNAGAKPRTVTEKAVLEAVTRVPGASTAAEVAAAVGMSRATAQRYLSSLVEEGSVAVALRYGAAGRPEHEYRVRAE; encoded by the coding sequence ATGACGGCTGAACTTCGCGTATTGATAGTCGACGACGACTTCCATGTGGCGCAGCTGCACAAGGCGTATGTGGATGCCGTGCCGGGATTTGCGGCGCTCGAACCGGTGGGTGGCGGTGAGGCTGCCCTGCGGGCCGTGCAGTCTTTGCGCCCCGACCTGTTGCTCGTGGATGTCTACCTGCCGGACTGGAATGGCCTGGACGTATTGCGCGGCGTGGATGTTGACGCCTTTGTGCTTTCTGCCGCGGCCGACGCCGAGTCGTTGCGCAAGGCGGTCCGGCGCGGGGCGCTGGCCTACCTGATCAAACCGTTCACGCAGGAGATGCTTGCGGAGCGGCTTCGCGGTTACGCCCGTTACCGGCGGCTGCTGGACACCGACGCAGTCCTGGACCAGGAGGCTGTCTCCCGGGCGCTGCGCCAGCTCAGCCCGGGAAACGCCGGCGCGAAGCCTCGTACGGTCACGGAGAAAGCGGTGCTCGAGGCCGTGACTCGGGTGCCGGGAGCGTCGACCGCTGCGGAGGTAGCGGCCGCCGTGGGCATGTCCCGCGCCACGGCGCAAAGGTACTTGTCTTCGCTGGTGGAGGAGGGCTCCGTTGCGGTGGCCCTGAGGTATGGGGCGGCCGGCCGGCCGGAACACGAATATCGGGTGCGGGCGGAATAG
- a CDS encoding HNH endonuclease, protein MDCGTLVVAATALTARCSAFFDPVLVAQLDAALAHVLADRAAVRAGDADDLLQAALGEGRSLEAVADLAGHAGGTKTAATKAATRAGDATAVLAALGGVVEAGVGFDPFVVDRVDPGALVDVISAAEGAKNALCAVQARAEVLLMAQQRLTQARSGIETNKLGQGVGTQIGLARSESPHRGRQLCELAQVLVRELPHTLTALGTGALNEYRAGIIARETVFLTQDHRAAVDNQLCTDPRQLSGWGNRELAARARKAAYRLEPEVFVQRLEKAETDRYVSLRPAADGMTLLTALLPLRHGVKVLATLTRIADNAKAAGDVRGKGQLMADTLLHRLTNHTPCTPHPNPDRTPDPTLAGSSDPSETPGVRGDGTPPTPLTGTTPATADGPYIPGIRSPRTGGSAVTDAWVASCTQVVEPEILVELIMTDRALFDGANDPAILAGYDPIPAPTARTWILGTTTNATSENKAPGGGSTTEDSPGLVGDSDDRGGGGGARGGGGRASRVWLKRLFTHPDNNILLAMDSKARLFPEGMKEFLRLRDQRCATPWCDAPIRQYDHIKAYAAGGPTTVSNGQGLCTACNQIKETPGWHTHTHQPENPDPDVDHYADNTSKASPTHHGTTIDDTTTDGTTTDGTTLPGTRITTPTGHHYTTQPPPLPGTTG, encoded by the coding sequence GTGGACTGTGGCACCCTGGTCGTCGCAGCAACCGCGTTGACCGCCCGGTGTTCGGCGTTTTTTGATCCGGTGCTGGTGGCGCAGCTCGATGCGGCCCTCGCCCACGTGTTAGCGGACCGGGCGGCCGTGCGGGCCGGCGACGCTGACGATCTGCTCCAGGCGGCGTTGGGTGAGGGGCGGTCGTTGGAGGCGGTGGCTGATCTGGCCGGCCACGCCGGCGGCACCAAAACCGCCGCCACGAAGGCCGCGACCCGGGCCGGTGATGCCACGGCTGTCCTGGCTGCCCTGGGTGGGGTAGTGGAGGCGGGGGTGGGTTTTGACCCATTCGTGGTGGACCGGGTGGATCCCGGCGCCCTGGTCGATGTCATCTCGGCCGCTGAAGGGGCGAAGAACGCCCTGTGCGCGGTCCAAGCCCGGGCCGAAGTTCTCTTGATGGCCCAGCAACGCCTCACCCAGGCCCGGTCCGGGATCGAGACCAACAAACTCGGCCAGGGTGTGGGGACCCAAATCGGATTAGCCAGGTCGGAGTCGCCGCATCGGGGCCGACAACTCTGTGAACTCGCCCAAGTCCTGGTGCGGGAACTACCCCACACCCTCACCGCCCTAGGGACCGGAGCGTTGAATGAGTACCGGGCCGGAATCATCGCCCGCGAAACCGTCTTCCTCACCCAAGACCACCGAGCCGCTGTTGATAACCAACTCTGTACCGACCCGAGACAACTATCCGGGTGGGGGAATCGTGAACTGGCCGCCCGGGCCCGCAAAGCCGCCTACCGGTTGGAACCGGAAGTCTTCGTGCAGCGGTTGGAGAAAGCAGAAACCGACCGCTATGTTTCCCTGCGTCCGGCCGCGGACGGCATGACCCTGCTCACCGCACTCCTACCCCTCCGCCACGGCGTGAAAGTCCTCGCGACCCTGACCCGGATCGCCGACAACGCGAAAGCCGCCGGCGACGTGCGGGGCAAGGGCCAACTCATGGCCGACACCCTCCTCCACCGCCTCACAAACCACACCCCCTGCACCCCACACCCAAACCCAGACCGGACCCCTGACCCGACACTCGCAGGATCCTCAGACCCCTCGGAAACCCCGGGGGTGAGGGGCGACGGGACCCCTCCCACCCCACTCACCGGTACCACTCCGGCCACCGCTGACGGCCCCTACATCCCGGGCATCCGGAGTCCCCGGACCGGGGGCAGCGCGGTCACTGATGCGTGGGTCGCCTCGTGTACGCAGGTGGTGGAGCCGGAGATCCTGGTGGAGTTGATCATGACGGATAGGGCGCTCTTCGACGGTGCGAACGATCCCGCGATCCTGGCTGGCTACGACCCGATCCCAGCCCCGACCGCCCGCACCTGGATACTAGGCACCACCACCAATGCCACCAGTGAAAACAAGGCCCCTGGTGGAGGCTCCACAACGGAGGATAGTCCGGGCCTGGTTGGCGACAGCGACGATCGTGGCGGTGGCGGTGGTGCGCGTGGTGGTGGGGGCCGGGCGTCACGGGTGTGGTTGAAACGCCTCTTCACCCACCCCGACAACAACATACTGTTGGCCATGGATTCGAAAGCGAGGTTGTTTCCGGAGGGCATGAAGGAATTCCTGCGCCTGCGCGATCAACGCTGTGCGACGCCCTGGTGTGATGCGCCGATCCGTCAATACGACCACATCAAGGCCTACGCCGCCGGCGGCCCCACCACCGTATCCAACGGCCAGGGACTGTGCACCGCCTGCAACCAAATCAAGGAAACCCCCGGCTGGCACACCCACACACACCAGCCAGAAAACCCGGACCCCGACGTTGACCACTACGCCGACAACACCAGCAAGGCCAGCCCAACCCACCACGGCACCACCATCGATGACACCACCACCGACGGCACCACCACCGACGGCACCACCCTGCCCGGCACCCGAATCACCACCCCCACCGGCCACCACTACACCACCCAACCACCACCCCTCCCGGGCACGACGGGCTAA
- a CDS encoding sensor histidine kinase: MSFSARMLLQQLLVIALMVVLATVVYGWLTFHRVNEAVGGKTLAVAQTVAEDDDLRAVLSAPPPKVLSPETLATGPVQQLAQHVRGRTGALFVVVTDRDGIRWAHPNPALLGRLVSTSPDAALSGQEVTTSEVGSLGPSVRSKVPVRSIDGTEIVGEVSVGYPTQLVLDGVVSSGWAIVGVGVGAMVLGAVGSTMLSRRLRRDTLGLEPVEIGTLVQDQEVVLFGVDEGVIGVGPDRRVTVCNAKARRLLDLDEPEGRTLAELGLPAAVPLLLDAGADDDGTAVQVVVSEHVLLVSARKVVRAGRDLGWVLMVRDRTDVQALTRQLDAVGALTTALRAQRHEFANRLHTVSGLLDIGRPDQAADYLHTTLESGPLKYPLENAALLSDTYLLAFLGAKSTQAAEKGVRLRLGAATLLHSGVSDAANVTTVLGNLVDNAVVAAVQGVATDRWVEVELLSDGTELFMTVADSGNGVEPDHRELAFREGFTTAPQLPDGHADGHGEGLGLALSRQIARIGGGDVWLLSDGGDGAGAVFAARLNNALDGEGGGHDG, encoded by the coding sequence TTGTCCTTTTCCGCGCGCATGCTCCTCCAGCAACTGCTGGTCATTGCCCTCATGGTGGTGCTGGCCACCGTCGTCTATGGCTGGCTGACTTTCCACCGGGTGAACGAGGCCGTGGGCGGAAAGACCCTGGCGGTAGCCCAGACCGTTGCGGAGGACGATGACCTCCGGGCCGTCCTCTCCGCTCCGCCGCCCAAGGTACTCTCACCGGAAACGCTTGCCACCGGCCCCGTGCAGCAATTGGCGCAACACGTCCGCGGACGCACCGGCGCCTTGTTCGTCGTCGTGACCGACAGGGACGGCATCCGCTGGGCACACCCCAACCCCGCACTGCTGGGGCGACTCGTCAGCACCAGCCCCGACGCCGCGCTGAGTGGCCAGGAGGTCACCACGAGCGAGGTGGGCAGCCTTGGGCCGTCAGTGCGCTCAAAGGTGCCCGTCCGCTCCATCGATGGGACGGAAATCGTGGGCGAGGTCAGCGTCGGCTACCCGACCCAGCTGGTCCTGGACGGCGTCGTGTCCTCCGGCTGGGCCATTGTGGGTGTGGGTGTTGGGGCCATGGTGCTGGGTGCCGTCGGATCCACCATGCTGAGCCGCCGCCTGCGCAGGGACACGCTGGGGCTGGAACCGGTGGAGATCGGCACGCTGGTGCAGGACCAGGAGGTGGTGCTGTTCGGGGTGGACGAGGGCGTGATCGGGGTGGGTCCGGACCGACGCGTGACGGTGTGCAACGCCAAGGCGCGGCGGCTGCTGGACCTGGACGAACCGGAGGGCCGCACCCTGGCCGAGCTCGGTCTCCCCGCCGCCGTGCCCCTGCTGCTCGATGCCGGAGCCGACGACGACGGAACCGCGGTCCAGGTGGTTGTCTCCGAACACGTATTGCTCGTGTCAGCACGCAAAGTGGTGCGCGCCGGCCGCGACCTTGGCTGGGTGCTGATGGTGCGGGACAGGACGGATGTGCAGGCGTTGACCCGGCAGTTGGATGCCGTGGGCGCCCTGACCACGGCCCTGCGCGCGCAGCGCCACGAGTTCGCGAACCGGCTGCACACCGTATCCGGGCTCCTTGACATTGGTCGTCCGGACCAGGCAGCGGACTATCTGCACACAACCCTTGAATCGGGGCCGCTGAAGTACCCCTTGGAAAATGCGGCACTGCTATCGGACACATATTTGCTGGCGTTCCTTGGGGCCAAGAGTACGCAGGCGGCCGAGAAAGGTGTCCGGCTCCGGCTCGGCGCGGCGACCCTGCTGCACAGCGGCGTCAGCGACGCCGCAAACGTCACCACGGTCCTGGGCAATCTGGTGGACAACGCCGTGGTTGCCGCCGTGCAGGGTGTTGCGACGGACCGTTGGGTGGAGGTCGAGCTGCTCAGCGACGGCACCGAGCTGTTCATGACGGTGGCCGACTCCGGCAACGGCGTCGAACCCGATCACCGGGAACTCGCATTCCGGGAAGGCTTCACCACGGCACCGCAGCTGCCCGATGGGCATGCGGACGGCCACGGGGAGGGGCTTGGGTTGGCACTGTCACGGCAAATCGCGCGTATTGGCGGTGGCGACGTATGGCTGCTAAGCGACGGGGGAGACGGGGCCGGAGCGGTGTTTGCTGCGCGGCTGAACAACGCACTTGATGGGGAAGGGGGAGGCCATGACGGCTGA